A region of Dehalococcoidia bacterium DNA encodes the following proteins:
- a CDS encoding Na(+)/H(+) antiporter subunit D, translating into MSNLPLPVLFYGVALLLPALPRPLRAWACLVPPAVALAVLVAWEPGQVLLWRFLTLTLVVQRVDGLSLAFGYVFALFGLLAGLYALHLRDTPQQVASLVYVGSALGAVLAGDLFTLLVFWEAMALASTYLIWARGTPSARRAGMRYLFVHLAGGSLLMAGAVLHWHATGSLYFGPLEGGIGAWCILLAFAINAAIPPLHAWLPDSYPQGTVTGSVFLSAFTTKAAVYALARGFAGWEVLIWVGAVMAVYGVLFTIVENDIRGILSYHIVSQVGYMVASVGVGGPSGVNGATAHAVANILFKGLLFMATGAVVYATGASRLTQVGGLLRPLPWVLALYMVGACSISGVPLFSGFISKSLVIHAVEKARYDAAALMLYLAAVGTFLSIGLKLPWLAWWRPAPGPVEVRPVPPNMYVGMVLASVINIVVGIYPQALYGVLPFAVDYQPYTLPHLVETVQVLGFTAVGFGLVRGLLKATPTITLDTDWFYRRPGRVLFDLIVDGVNGLFGGVERVTLRGVGALVQASRNPIGTLVRAAEVLRPRGRLAQGASNPSEPSAYDPDRYRLPIGVLGLLLLALFVAVMVWLWWMG; encoded by the coding sequence ATGAGTAACCTCCCCCTGCCCGTCCTTTTCTATGGTGTCGCCCTGCTCCTGCCCGCCCTCCCTCGTCCCCTGCGGGCGTGGGCGTGTTTAGTGCCGCCGGCGGTGGCGTTAGCCGTTCTGGTGGCGTGGGAGCCGGGGCAAGTGCTCCTTTGGCGCTTCCTGACCCTCACTCTGGTGGTGCAGAGGGTAGATGGCCTGAGCCTGGCGTTCGGATATGTGTTCGCCCTGTTCGGTCTGCTGGCGGGTCTATATGCTTTACACCTGCGGGATACACCTCAGCAGGTGGCCAGCCTGGTGTATGTGGGGAGTGCCTTGGGAGCCGTGTTGGCGGGCGACCTGTTTACCCTGCTGGTGTTCTGGGAGGCGATGGCGTTGGCGTCCACCTATCTGATTTGGGCGCGGGGGACGCCCAGTGCCCGCCGTGCAGGGATGCGCTACCTGTTTGTCCACCTAGCCGGGGGGAGCCTGCTGATGGCCGGGGCTGTGCTCCACTGGCACGCTACCGGCTCCCTCTACTTCGGCCCCCTGGAGGGGGGCATAGGGGCGTGGTGCATCCTCCTGGCCTTTGCCATCAACGCCGCCATCCCGCCCTTGCACGCCTGGCTCCCCGACTCCTACCCCCAGGGGACGGTAACGGGGAGTGTGTTCCTGAGCGCTTTCACCACCAAGGCGGCGGTGTATGCGCTGGCGCGGGGCTTCGCTGGATGGGAGGTGCTGATATGGGTGGGGGCAGTGATGGCGGTGTATGGGGTGCTGTTCACCATCGTGGAGAACGACATACGGGGTATCCTGTCCTACCACATCGTGAGCCAGGTGGGGTATATGGTCGCCAGCGTGGGTGTGGGGGGCCCCAGCGGTGTCAACGGAGCCACAGCCCACGCTGTGGCCAATATCCTCTTTAAGGGCTTGCTGTTCATGGCGACGGGGGCGGTGGTGTATGCCACGGGCGCCAGCCGGTTGACCCAGGTGGGGGGGCTCCTGCGCCCTTTGCCGTGGGTGCTGGCGCTGTATATGGTGGGGGCCTGTTCCATCTCCGGGGTGCCCCTATTTAGTGGGTTCATCTCCAAATCCCTGGTCATCCACGCCGTTGAAAAAGCCCGCTACGACGCGGCGGCCTTGATGCTGTACCTGGCGGCCGTGGGAACCTTTTTGAGCATCGGGTTGAAACTGCCGTGGCTGGCGTGGTGGCGTCCCGCGCCCGGACCGGTGGAGGTGCGCCCCGTCCCGCCCAATATGTATGTGGGCATGGTGCTCGCCTCGGTAATCAACATCGTCGTGGGCATTTATCCCCAGGCGTTGTACGGGGTGCTACCCTTTGCTGTGGATTACCAGCCGTATACTCTCCCCCACCTGGTGGAGACGGTGCAGGTGTTGGGGTTCACGGCTGTAGGGTTTGGTCTGGTGCGGGGCCTCCTGAAGGCGACGCCGACCATTACTTTGGACACCGACTGGTTCTACCGCCGGCCGGGACGGGTGCTCTTTGACCTGATAGTGGATGGGGTGAATGGCCTGTTCGGGGGGGTAGAGCGGGTAACCCTGCGGGGAGTAGGGGCCCTTGTGCAAGCCAGCCGCAATCCCATCGGCACACTGGTGCGCGCCGCAGAGGTTCTCCGCCCGCGGGGGCGTTTAGCGCAAGGGGCTTCTAACCCTTCGGAGCCTTCCGCCTACGACCCAGACCGCTATCGCCTGCCCATAGGGGTGCTGGGCCTGCTGCTTCTGGCCCTGTTTGTGGCGGTGATGGTGTGGCTGTGGTGGATGGGGTAG
- a CDS encoding site-specific DNA-methyltransferase, whose translation MQTRRRREGTRTSVFGSPGRFGHDSTPFYASRLYEGLPQERRVAYQENPLPTEAVNRIFCKSSESMEELPDCSVHLMVTSPPYNVGKEYDEDLTLDEYRAFLRRVMREVYRVLVPGGRVCFNIANLGRRPYLPLHAFLIQDFLDLGFLMRGEIIWDKASSASPSTAWGSWQSPANPTLRDTHEYILVFSKETFTRPRPSGREPTLTPQEFLEFTKSVWRFPAEPATKVGHPAPFPVELPYRCIQLYTYSGEVVLDPFMGSGSTALAALKTGRMYVGYEVNPEYCHLALNRISACKVALPGLLTTGQNA comes from the coding sequence ATGCAGACACGGCGTCGGCGTGAAGGAACACGCACCAGCGTTTTCGGCTCGCCCGGGCGCTTCGGGCACGACTCCACGCCTTTCTACGCCAGTCGGCTGTATGAGGGGTTGCCACAGGAGCGCCGAGTGGCTTATCAGGAGAATCCCCTCCCCACCGAAGCGGTAAACCGTATCTTCTGTAAGTCCAGCGAGAGCATGGAGGAACTCCCCGATTGCAGTGTCCACCTCATGGTTACTTCGCCACCCTACAATGTGGGCAAAGAGTACGATGAGGACTTGACCCTAGACGAGTATCGGGCCTTCCTGCGCCGGGTGATGCGGGAGGTTTACCGGGTGTTGGTGCCAGGGGGCCGTGTCTGCTTCAATATCGCCAACCTGGGCCGCCGCCCCTACTTACCGCTCCACGCATTCCTCATCCAAGACTTCCTGGATCTGGGCTTTTTGATGCGGGGGGAAATCATTTGGGATAAAGCCAGCAGTGCTAGTCCCTCCACGGCCTGGGGCAGTTGGCAATCGCCGGCGAACCCCACTCTGCGTGATACCCACGAATACATCCTGGTGTTCTCCAAAGAGACCTTCACACGCCCTCGCCCCTCGGGGCGGGAGCCGACCTTGACCCCCCAGGAGTTCCTGGAGTTCACCAAGAGCGTGTGGCGCTTCCCCGCGGAACCAGCCACCAAAGTGGGGCATCCCGCTCCCTTCCCCGTAGAACTCCCCTACCGGTGCATTCAACTGTATACCTACTCGGGGGAAGTGGTGTTAGACCCCTTCATGGGGAGTGGGAGCACCGCCTTGGCAGCGTTGAAAACAGGACGGATGTATGTGGGCTACGAAGTCAACCCTGAATATTGCCACCTGGCCCTCAACCGTATCAGTGCCTGCAAGGTGGCCTTGCCCGGCCTCCTCACCACTGGTCAAAACGCATGA
- a CDS encoding sodium:proton antiporter, which yields MGDRYPSLVVQLVTRAVVPAIQLFALYVLFHGHSSPGGGFQGGVLLAASIVLQRLVQGHEASARQFPSRLALLLAAIGLLAFIGTGLVPVVRGGAFLDYGLLPLPGAAPATVRYYGILAVEAAIALTVWGTLVAIYDRLSGKADDA from the coding sequence ATGGGGGATAGGTATCCCAGCCTGGTGGTGCAGTTGGTGACGCGGGCGGTGGTGCCCGCCATCCAACTGTTCGCCCTGTATGTGCTGTTTCATGGCCACTCCAGCCCCGGTGGGGGGTTCCAGGGGGGTGTGCTCCTGGCTGCCAGCATCGTGTTGCAGAGGCTGGTGCAAGGGCACGAGGCGTCCGCCCGCCAGTTTCCCTCGCGCCTGGCCTTGCTGCTGGCAGCCATCGGGCTGTTGGCCTTCATCGGCACGGGGCTGGTCCCTGTTGTGCGCGGGGGAGCGTTTTTGGACTACGGCCTCTTGCCCTTGCCCGGGGCTGCGCCCGCTACCGTGCGCTACTACGGCATCCTCGCAGTGGAGGCGGCCATCGCCCTGACGGTATGGGGCACCCTGGTGGCCATCTACGACCGCCTCAGCGGGAAGGCAGACGATGCTTGA
- a CDS encoding monovalent cation/H+ antiporter subunit D family protein (subunit D of antiporter complex involved in resistance to high concentrations of Na+, K+, Li+ and/or alkali; contains an oxidoreductase domain; catalyzes the transfer of electrons from NADH to ubiquinone), with the protein METLVHWGPLLAVLISLGAAGLIVLSGRNPNLREAWTLLAAGGKLAILLAMLPTVLKEGATPLLSTLELAPGLSLALHADALGMLFGLSASFLWVLTSFYSIGYMRGLGEHKQTRYFASFAVCLSATMGIAFAGNLLTLLVFYEVLTIATYPLVIHKETPEAMAAGRKYLVYLLTAGVVLLLGVAWTVALAGTGTFTPGGFLEGKASPTVLLVLFLLFFLGFGVKAAVMPLHSWLPAAMVAPTPVSALLHAVAVVKAGVFGIARTVGFVFGPPVVEAVGAVPVASALAGATLVTASVLALRQDSIKLRLAYSTVGHLSYAVLGLVLLVPSGWTGGLFHMVSHAAMKITLFFVAGAIYVKTHVERVSDLDGLGRQMPWTLGAFAVASVGLAGLPPVAGFVSKWFLALGTLDSGYAVYLALLMVSGLLNAAYLFPIPVRGFLRPAGHSARRDEANPLLLVPVLLACALSVILGLAPNIPFPLFTLVERATTAVLNGGGP; encoded by the coding sequence ATGGAGACGCTTGTCCACTGGGGCCCGCTTCTGGCCGTGCTCATCTCCCTGGGGGCAGCGGGTCTCATCGTGCTGTCGGGGCGGAACCCCAACCTGCGGGAGGCGTGGACGCTCCTGGCGGCGGGGGGGAAGTTGGCCATCCTGCTGGCCATGCTCCCCACCGTGCTGAAGGAGGGGGCGACACCCCTCCTCTCCACCCTGGAGTTGGCCCCCGGCCTGTCCCTGGCCCTGCACGCCGATGCCCTGGGGATGCTGTTCGGCCTCTCCGCCTCGTTTCTGTGGGTACTGACCTCCTTCTACTCCATCGGATATATGCGGGGGCTGGGGGAGCACAAGCAGACCCGCTACTTCGCCAGTTTCGCCGTGTGCCTATCGGCCACGATGGGCATCGCCTTTGCGGGCAACCTGTTGACCCTCTTGGTGTTTTACGAGGTGTTGACCATCGCCACCTACCCCCTGGTGATTCACAAGGAGACGCCCGAGGCCATGGCGGCGGGGCGCAAGTACCTGGTCTATTTGCTGACGGCGGGGGTGGTGCTCCTACTGGGGGTGGCGTGGACGGTGGCCCTGGCAGGCACAGGCACCTTCACCCCTGGGGGCTTTCTGGAGGGGAAGGCATCGCCGACTGTGCTATTGGTGCTGTTCCTGCTGTTCTTCCTGGGGTTTGGGGTGAAGGCGGCGGTGATGCCCCTGCACAGTTGGCTCCCGGCGGCCATGGTGGCCCCCACGCCGGTGAGCGCCCTACTGCACGCTGTGGCAGTGGTGAAGGCGGGGGTGTTCGGCATTGCGCGGACGGTGGGGTTTGTGTTTGGCCCCCCAGTGGTGGAGGCCGTCGGGGCGGTGCCGGTGGCATCGGCCCTGGCGGGGGCGACGCTGGTAACGGCGTCGGTGCTAGCCCTGCGCCAGGACAGCATCAAGTTGCGGCTGGCTTACTCCACCGTGGGCCACCTCTCCTATGCGGTGCTGGGGTTAGTGCTCCTCGTCCCCAGCGGGTGGACCGGGGGCCTGTTTCATATGGTCAGCCATGCCGCGATGAAGATCACCCTCTTCTTTGTGGCGGGGGCGATTTATGTCAAGACCCACGTGGAGCGGGTGAGCGACCTGGACGGCCTGGGACGCCAGATGCCCTGGACGTTGGGGGCCTTCGCTGTGGCGTCGGTAGGCTTGGCAGGTTTGCCCCCCGTGGCGGGGTTCGTCAGTAAGTGGTTTCTGGCCCTGGGGACGCTGGACAGCGGATATGCTGTCTACCTGGCCCTGCTCATGGTGAGCGGGCTGTTGAATGCGGCGTACCTGTTCCCTATCCCGGTGCGGGGGTTCCTGCGTCCTGCGGGGCACTCGGCGCGGAGGGATGAGGCCAACCCCCTGTTGTTGGTGCCGGTGCTTTTGGCCTGTGCCTTGAGCGTCATCTTGGGGTTAGCCCCCAACATCCCCTTTCCCTTGTTCACCCTGGTGGAGCGAGCCACCACTGCCGTGCTGAACGGGGGTGGGCCGTGA
- the purL gene encoding phosphoribosylformylglycinamidine synthase subunit PurL gives MPVPREVLEEIALTPDEYALICRGLGREPNPLELGMFAALWSEHCGYKHSKNLLKRLPSASPRLLVRPGEENAGVVDIGHGWAIAMKIESHNHPSAVEPFQGAATGVGGIVRDILTMGARPIALLNSLRFGPLSDPRSRYLYRGVVGGISWYGNCIGVPDVGGEVFFSPAYAKNPLVNAMCVGLLRADRLVRARASEPGSFLMLVGADTGRDGIHGASALASRTFTGERELRPTVQVGNPFLEKVLIEACLEALERCWDGIVGMQDLGAAGLTSATVESAGRGGCGVRVDVSRVPRREQGMTPYEVMLSESQERMLVIVRRGWEERLTTVFAKWDLTSAIVGEVTDDGLVRVYDGSHLEGVVPIRLLVDAPRYDLHPQKPEWLTALQREDLSALPEPPLSPTQALLRLLASPNIASREPIYRQYDHQVLINTVVPPGAADAAVLRIKGTPTRIALACDGNGRLTFLDPRAGGAISVAEACRNLACVGAEPVALTDGLNFGDPERPVVAYQMEECITGMAEACRALGVPIISGNVSLYNETDSQPIYPTAMVGALGLLERHTTAAFRHEGDVVFLLGADAIRGDPSTLAGSEFLEVVYGKVAGRPTIDLNLEARVQRLCRRAVGLGLLSSAHDCSEGGLAVALAECAILGEKGFRGSFPIQGHWAPALFGEAQSRIVVSLAEAQVPALLGLAQEEGVPLLRLGQVGGDRFMIPPLIDVPLDVLQRAWRSGLEVP, from the coding sequence ATGCCCGTGCCCCGTGAAGTGCTAGAGGAGATCGCCCTCACACCCGACGAGTATGCCCTTATCTGCCGCGGTTTAGGGCGGGAGCCGAACCCCCTGGAACTGGGCATGTTCGCCGCCCTCTGGTCGGAGCACTGCGGCTACAAGCACTCCAAAAACCTCCTCAAGCGCCTCCCCTCGGCTTCCCCCCGCCTTTTGGTGCGCCCCGGCGAGGAGAACGCCGGCGTGGTGGACATCGGCCACGGCTGGGCCATCGCCATGAAGATTGAATCCCACAACCACCCCTCGGCGGTGGAGCCTTTCCAGGGGGCCGCCACCGGCGTGGGGGGCATCGTGCGGGACATCCTCACCATGGGCGCACGCCCCATCGCCCTGCTCAACTCCCTGCGCTTCGGCCCTCTGTCCGATCCCCGCTCCCGCTACCTCTACCGCGGCGTGGTGGGGGGCATCTCCTGGTATGGCAACTGCATCGGCGTCCCCGATGTGGGGGGCGAGGTGTTCTTCTCCCCCGCCTACGCCAAAAACCCCCTGGTGAACGCCATGTGCGTGGGCCTCCTGCGGGCCGACCGCCTGGTACGGGCACGGGCCAGCGAGCCGGGCAGTTTCCTGATGCTGGTAGGGGCCGATACGGGACGCGACGGCATCCACGGGGCCTCGGCCCTGGCGTCCCGCACTTTCACCGGCGAGCGGGAACTGCGCCCCACCGTCCAGGTGGGTAACCCCTTCCTGGAGAAGGTGCTCATTGAGGCTTGCCTGGAAGCCCTGGAGCGCTGTTGGGATGGCATCGTGGGGATGCAGGACCTGGGAGCCGCAGGCCTCACCAGCGCCACCGTGGAGAGCGCCGGGCGCGGCGGATGCGGGGTGCGTGTGGACGTCTCCCGCGTCCCCCGCCGCGAACAGGGGATGACACCCTACGAGGTCATGCTCTCCGAATCCCAGGAGCGCATGCTGGTCATCGTCCGCCGAGGGTGGGAAGAACGCCTCACAACCGTCTTCGCCAAGTGGGACCTGACCTCGGCCATCGTGGGGGAGGTAACGGACGATGGCCTGGTGCGTGTCTACGACGGCTCCCACCTGGAGGGGGTGGTGCCCATCCGTCTGCTGGTGGACGCCCCCCGCTACGACCTCCACCCCCAAAAACCGGAGTGGCTCACCGCCCTGCAACGGGAAGACCTCTCGGCCCTCCCCGAACCGCCCCTTTCCCCCACCCAGGCACTCCTGCGCCTGTTGGCTTCCCCTAACATCGCCAGCCGCGAGCCTATTTATCGCCAGTATGACCACCAGGTGCTTATCAACACCGTTGTCCCCCCGGGGGCGGCCGACGCGGCGGTGCTCCGCATTAAGGGCACCCCCACCCGTATCGCCCTGGCCTGCGACGGCAACGGCCGCTTGACCTTCCTGGACCCCCGGGCCGGGGGGGCCATTTCTGTTGCCGAGGCGTGCCGCAACCTGGCATGCGTGGGCGCCGAGCCCGTCGCCCTCACCGATGGCCTCAACTTCGGCGACCCCGAACGTCCCGTGGTGGCCTACCAGATGGAGGAGTGTATCACCGGCATGGCCGAGGCCTGCCGTGCCCTGGGCGTGCCCATCATCAGCGGGAATGTGAGCCTCTATAACGAGACCGACAGCCAGCCCATTTACCCCACGGCGATGGTGGGGGCACTGGGGCTTCTGGAACGCCACACCACCGCCGCCTTCCGCCACGAGGGGGATGTGGTATTCCTGTTGGGAGCCGACGCCATACGGGGAGACCCCTCCACCCTGGCGGGCAGCGAGTTCCTTGAGGTGGTCTACGGCAAGGTGGCCGGCCGCCCCACCATTGACCTTAACCTAGAGGCCCGTGTGCAGCGCCTGTGCCGTCGGGCTGTGGGGCTGGGCCTCCTCTCCTCCGCCCACGACTGCTCCGAAGGGGGACTGGCAGTGGCCCTGGCGGAATGCGCTATCCTGGGGGAGAAGGGCTTCCGCGGGAGTTTCCCAATCCAGGGGCATTGGGCACCCGCTCTGTTCGGAGAAGCCCAAAGCCGTATCGTCGTCTCCCTGGCCGAGGCCCAGGTGCCTGCCCTCCTGGGGCTGGCCCAGGAGGAGGGGGTGCCCCTCCTGCGCTTGGGACAGGTGGGGGGCGATCGATTTATGATCCCCCCCCTGATAGATGTGCCCCTGGATGTCCTGCAGCGCGCCTGGCGGAGTGGGCTGGAGGTGCCCTAG
- a CDS encoding monovalent cation/H+ antiporter subunit D family protein — protein sequence MSHLPLLVPVVYLVFSLLSVLGGLWRRSLGYALALVGAGVCVPLALWGLFQALSQGRIRYALGGWPPPFGIEYVLDPLAGLLCALIATIGLVVLVYARWSVAREVPEKAPLLYPVALLLLSGLTGIVVTGDLFNLFVFLEIASLSAYALLATGRGLAPLAAFRYLMMGMIAGSFYLLGVGFLYFSTGSLNMADVAERLEPLAGSRAVAAAALLMALGLGLKMALFPLHLWLPDAYTYAPSAVTGLIAPVMTKVAGYALIRLTLDVFGPAYMTERVPLLPVVGWLAAGGILVGSVMAIAQTDFRRMLAYSSVGQVAYVALGLGLGNPMGLVGALLHTLNHAFMKGCLFLVAGGVFYREGVTEVPHYAGLGRTMPWTMAALTVGAVGMIGIPPTAGFFSKWYLVLGALDARNWVFVGVILVSSLLTAVYFFRVLEQVYTAPRPADMPAAPHSDPPLGMLVPILVLGAGVLVLGLINSLIVTHVLQRVAAPLAGG from the coding sequence TTGAGCCACCTTCCCCTTCTGGTGCCCGTCGTCTACCTGGTGTTTTCCTTGCTGTCGGTGCTGGGGGGCTTGTGGCGTCGCTCCCTGGGGTATGCCCTGGCATTGGTGGGGGCGGGGGTGTGTGTGCCCCTGGCCCTGTGGGGGCTATTTCAGGCCTTGAGCCAAGGACGCATCCGCTACGCCCTGGGGGGATGGCCACCCCCCTTCGGGATTGAATATGTCCTTGACCCGTTGGCGGGATTGCTGTGTGCCCTCATCGCCACTATTGGGCTGGTGGTCTTGGTCTACGCTCGTTGGTCGGTGGCGCGGGAGGTGCCCGAAAAGGCCCCGCTCCTGTATCCTGTCGCCCTGCTCCTGCTGTCGGGGTTGACGGGGATTGTGGTAACGGGCGACCTGTTTAACCTGTTCGTGTTCCTAGAGATCGCCTCCCTCTCCGCCTACGCCCTGTTGGCCACGGGGCGGGGCTTAGCCCCTCTGGCCGCCTTCCGTTACCTCATGATGGGGATGATCGCAGGGAGTTTCTACCTGCTGGGGGTGGGTTTCCTGTACTTCTCCACAGGGTCGTTGAACATGGCCGATGTGGCGGAGCGTTTGGAGCCTTTGGCGGGTTCCCGGGCGGTGGCGGCAGCAGCGCTCCTGATGGCGCTGGGTTTGGGGCTGAAGATGGCCCTGTTTCCCCTGCACCTGTGGCTCCCCGATGCCTACACCTACGCCCCCTCGGCGGTTACGGGCCTCATCGCCCCAGTCATGACCAAAGTGGCGGGCTACGCCCTCATCCGCCTCACCCTGGATGTATTCGGCCCCGCCTACATGACGGAGAGGGTGCCCCTGCTGCCTGTGGTGGGGTGGCTGGCGGCGGGGGGCATCTTGGTGGGGTCGGTGATGGCCATCGCCCAGACGGACTTCCGACGCATGTTGGCCTATAGCAGTGTGGGGCAGGTGGCCTATGTGGCGCTAGGACTAGGGCTGGGCAACCCGATGGGCCTGGTCGGTGCCCTTCTCCACACCCTGAATCACGCCTTCATGAAGGGGTGCCTGTTCCTGGTAGCCGGAGGTGTTTTTTACCGGGAGGGGGTAACGGAGGTGCCCCACTATGCCGGGTTGGGGCGCACCATGCCCTGGACGATGGCTGCCCTCACAGTGGGGGCTGTGGGGATGATCGGCATCCCCCCCACGGCGGGGTTCTTCAGCAAATGGTATCTGGTGCTGGGGGCGCTGGACGCCCGCAACTGGGTTTTCGTGGGGGTAATCCTGGTGAGCAGTTTGCTCACCGCCGTCTACTTCTTCCGCGTCCTCGAACAGGTCTATACCGCACCCCGCCCGGCGGATATGCCCGCTGCGCCCCACAGTGACCCGCCCCTGGGAATGCTGGTGCCTATCCTTGTATTGGGGGCGGGTGTGCTGGTGCTGGGGCTGATTAACAGCCTGATCGTGACCCATGTGTTGCAACGGGTGGCGGCCCCCCTTGCTGGAGGCTAG
- a CDS encoding ThaI family type II restriction endonuclease yields the protein MNPTVLAFLQDPQKVSIIRNKLPLAFEICDSRLPGNPAVGILREHVVVALFIAFLGEDRVKKATSGVAPDVDCYVDGLPLSIKTITGSGEVRSKWTTTPGKVEEFLTIFHPTADILLFQIRWNAEGAIYFIPIEAQKDIFHRLQERYFTYRGETNTRGVSFSREAVSEFIGHPQTFSLPIFWHRSGSVQNPYQEWVRFWRNP from the coding sequence ATGAATCCCACCGTTCTCGCCTTTTTGCAAGACCCTCAAAAAGTCTCGATCATCCGCAACAAGTTACCTCTAGCCTTTGAAATCTGCGACAGCCGCTTGCCGGGGAACCCCGCGGTGGGCATCTTGCGGGAGCACGTGGTAGTGGCTCTGTTCATCGCCTTCCTGGGTGAAGACCGCGTCAAAAAGGCCACCTCAGGTGTCGCACCTGATGTAGACTGTTATGTGGACGGATTGCCCCTGTCCATTAAGACGATTACTGGAAGCGGGGAAGTCCGTTCCAAATGGACGACCACACCTGGGAAAGTGGAGGAGTTCCTGACCATCTTCCATCCCACCGCTGATATCTTACTCTTCCAAATACGCTGGAATGCTGAGGGTGCTATATACTTTATCCCTATAGAAGCCCAAAAAGATATTTTCCATCGCCTGCAAGAGCGTTATTTCACCTACCGAGGTGAAACAAACACCCGTGGTGTGAGTTTTTCTCGGGAGGCCGTGAGCGAGTTTATAGGTCATCCTCAAACCTTTTCTCTCCCTATTTTCTGGCACCGTTCCGGCTCTGTCCAGAATCCCTACCAGGAATGGGTGCGTTTCTGGCGCAACCCGTAA
- a CDS encoding cation:proton antiporter subunit C, producing MLEDFAGRYPYFLTAALLVLGLYGMLAKRNLFKQVIGMTIFQTAIFLFFIQGAAKWGGTVPVLDPARGTDPAQYVNPLPHVLILTAIVVGVANTGVALALLYTIHRRFGTLDEARILEKAKGEH from the coding sequence ATGCTTGAGGACTTTGCGGGCCGCTACCCTTACTTTCTAACCGCTGCCCTGTTGGTGTTAGGCCTGTACGGCATGCTGGCCAAACGCAACCTGTTCAAACAGGTCATCGGCATGACCATCTTCCAGACGGCCATTTTCCTGTTCTTCATTCAGGGGGCGGCCAAATGGGGGGGCACGGTGCCGGTCCTTGACCCCGCACGGGGAACGGACCCCGCCCAGTATGTGAACCCCCTTCCCCATGTGCTCATCCTGACTGCCATCGTAGTGGGGGTAGCCAACACGGGGGTGGCCTTGGCCCTGCTGTACACCATTCACCGACGCTTCGGCACCTTGGACGAAGCTCGTATTTTGGAGAAGGCGAAGGGAGAGCATTGA
- a CDS encoding DUF4040 domain-containing protein produces the protein MIWALDFWLLLLLILTGVLALHLRNLLAAVIALGAYSFLMALLFAHLGAVDVAFTELVLGAGITGVLMVFALAVLGRRAED, from the coding sequence GTGATCTGGGCTTTGGACTTTTGGCTTCTGCTTTTGCTGATCCTGACGGGGGTGCTGGCCCTGCACCTGCGCAACCTGCTGGCGGCGGTTATTGCCTTAGGGGCCTACAGTTTCCTGATGGCCTTGCTGTTCGCCCACCTGGGGGCAGTGGATGTGGCCTTCACCGAACTGGTGCTGGGAGCGGGTATCACGGGGGTGCTCATGGTGTTTGCCCTGGCCGTGTTGGGCAGGAGGGCCGAGGATTGA